A stretch of the Nothobranchius furzeri strain GRZ-AD chromosome 5, NfurGRZ-RIMD1, whole genome shotgun sequence genome encodes the following:
- the dgat1b gene encoding diacylglycerol O-acyltransferase 1b isoform X2, whose protein sequence is MLGDGNATSGPLARRRRATLAAERRASVQPVNGASAAACGSPVTAQPSVPGGGKKLERPSAPPPWAERKKRRAEAGDRLSCHKAQESLLSSASGYRNYRGILNWCVVMLVLSNARLFLENLLRYGILVDPIQVISLFLNDPYSWPAACLLIVGGAVALGTYTILFLKLYSYKDVNLWCRELSTIKVKKLVRSLSCPLPQLSQGDEHKVCYPGNLTIRDMYYFVSAPTLCYELNFPRSPSVRMSFLLRRLFEMLFFTQLLVGLIQQWMIPIIRSSMKPLEDMDLSRMTERLLRLAVPNHLLWLMFFYWFFHSSMNFTAELLCFGDRQFYRDWWNSESVTYFWQNWNIPVHKWCLRHFYKPLLRRGFGKMASQSAVFLLSAFFHEYLVSVPLRMFRLWAFTGMMAQLPLAWFVGRFLRGNYGNAAVWMSIIIGQPVAVLMYVHDYYVINYRQETD, encoded by the exons ATGTTGGGTGACGGGAACGCAACATCCGGGCCTCTGGCTCGCAGGAGAAGAGCGACTCTGGCAGCGGAGAGGAGAGCGAGTGTCCAGCCGGTGAACGGGGCCTCCGCGGCGGCGTGTGGGAGCCCGGTGACCGCCCAGCCGAGCGTCCCAGGTGGAGGGAAGAAGCTGGAGCGGCCTTCAGCACCACCACCCTGGGCTGAGAGGAAGAAACGGAGGGCTGAGGCGGGGGACCGACTGAG CTGCCACAAGGCTCAGGAGTCTCTTCTGAGTTCAGCCAGTGGTTACAGGAACTACAGAGGAATACTCAACTGGTGTGTGGTGATGCTG GTGCTGAGTAATGCTCGCCTCTTCCTGGAAAACCTGCTGAG GTATGGGATCCTCGTGGATCCCATTCAGGTGATTTCTTTGTTCCTGAATGATCCCTACAGCTGGCCTGCAGCATGCCTCCTGATAG TCGGCGGTGCCGTTGCACTCGGTACCTACACCATACTCTTCCTGAAGCTGTACTCGTACAAGGACGTGAACCTCTGGTGCAGAGAGCTGAGCACCATCAAGGTGAAGAAACTGGTCCGGTCTCTGTCGT GTCCTTTACCGCAGCTTTCACAAGGAGACGAACACAAGGTGTGTTACCCTGGCAACCTCACAATCAGAG ACATGTACTACTTTGTCTCGGCGCCGACGCTGTGCTACGAGCTCAACTTCCCTCGTTCACCCAGCGTTCGCATGAGTTTCCTGCTGAGGAGGCTTTTTGAGATG CTGTTTTTCACCCAGCTGTTAGTTGGTCTCATTCAACAG TGGATGATCCCCATCATTCGGAGCTCCATGAAACCACTGGAA GACATGGATCTATCCAGGATGACGGAGAGACTCCTACGGTTAGCC GTTCCTAATCACCTGCTGTGGCTGATGTTCTTCTActggttctttcactcgtcgatGAATTTCACCGCGGAGCTGCTGTGCTTCGGAGACAGACAGTTTTACAGGGACTGGTG GAATTCTGAGTCGGTGACGTATTTCTGGCAGAACTGGAACATCCCCGTTCACAAGTGGTGTTTACG CCACTTTTACAAGCCGTTGCTGAGGAGAGGCTTCGGTAAAATGGCCAGCCAATCAGCAGTCTTCCTCCTGTCAGCTTTCTTCCATGAG TACTTGGTGAGCGTTCCTCTCAGGATGTTCAGACTTTGGGCTTTCACGGGCATGATGGCGCAG CTTCCATTGGCCTGGTTTGTTGGCCGTTTCCTCCGTGGTAACTACGGCAACGCTGCAGTGTGGATGTCCATCATCATCGGTCAGCCGGTTGCTGTGTTGATGTATGTCCACGACTATTATGTGATAAACTACAGGCAGGAGaccgactaa
- the dgat1b gene encoding diacylglycerol O-acyltransferase 1b isoform X1, with protein MLGDGNATSGPLARRRRATLAAERRASVQPVNGASAAACGSPVTAQPSVPGGGKKLERPSAPPPWAERKKRRAEAGDRLSCHKAQESLLSSASGYRNYRGILNWCVVMLVLSNARLFLENLLRYGILVDPIQVISLFLNDPYSWPAACLLIASNVFVLVALYTERQLSKGSFSECFGLVVHVINLATMLTFPAAVVLLVPSMTPVGGAVALGTYTILFLKLYSYKDVNLWCRELSTIKVKKLVRSLSCPLPQLSQGDEHKVCYPGNLTIRDMYYFVSAPTLCYELNFPRSPSVRMSFLLRRLFEMLFFTQLLVGLIQQWMIPIIRSSMKPLEDMDLSRMTERLLRLAVPNHLLWLMFFYWFFHSSMNFTAELLCFGDRQFYRDWWNSESVTYFWQNWNIPVHKWCLRHFYKPLLRRGFGKMASQSAVFLLSAFFHEYLVSVPLRMFRLWAFTGMMAQLPLAWFVGRFLRGNYGNAAVWMSIIIGQPVAVLMYVHDYYVINYRQETD; from the exons ATGTTGGGTGACGGGAACGCAACATCCGGGCCTCTGGCTCGCAGGAGAAGAGCGACTCTGGCAGCGGAGAGGAGAGCGAGTGTCCAGCCGGTGAACGGGGCCTCCGCGGCGGCGTGTGGGAGCCCGGTGACCGCCCAGCCGAGCGTCCCAGGTGGAGGGAAGAAGCTGGAGCGGCCTTCAGCACCACCACCCTGGGCTGAGAGGAAGAAACGGAGGGCTGAGGCGGGGGACCGACTGAG CTGCCACAAGGCTCAGGAGTCTCTTCTGAGTTCAGCCAGTGGTTACAGGAACTACAGAGGAATACTCAACTGGTGTGTGGTGATGCTG GTGCTGAGTAATGCTCGCCTCTTCCTGGAAAACCTGCTGAG GTATGGGATCCTCGTGGATCCCATTCAGGTGATTTCTTTGTTCCTGAATGATCCCTACAGCTGGCCTGCAGCATGCCTCCTGATAG CCTCTAACGTGTTCGTCCTGGTGGCTCTGTACACCGAGAGACAGCTGTCCAAG GGATCGTTTAGTGAATGTTTTGGATTGGTGGTCCACGTCATCAACCTGGCCACCATGCTGACGTTCCCCGCTGCAGTGGTGCTGTTGGTTCCCTCCATGACCCCAG TCGGCGGTGCCGTTGCACTCGGTACCTACACCATACTCTTCCTGAAGCTGTACTCGTACAAGGACGTGAACCTCTGGTGCAGAGAGCTGAGCACCATCAAGGTGAAGAAACTGGTCCGGTCTCTGTCGT GTCCTTTACCGCAGCTTTCACAAGGAGACGAACACAAGGTGTGTTACCCTGGCAACCTCACAATCAGAG ACATGTACTACTTTGTCTCGGCGCCGACGCTGTGCTACGAGCTCAACTTCCCTCGTTCACCCAGCGTTCGCATGAGTTTCCTGCTGAGGAGGCTTTTTGAGATG CTGTTTTTCACCCAGCTGTTAGTTGGTCTCATTCAACAG TGGATGATCCCCATCATTCGGAGCTCCATGAAACCACTGGAA GACATGGATCTATCCAGGATGACGGAGAGACTCCTACGGTTAGCC GTTCCTAATCACCTGCTGTGGCTGATGTTCTTCTActggttctttcactcgtcgatGAATTTCACCGCGGAGCTGCTGTGCTTCGGAGACAGACAGTTTTACAGGGACTGGTG GAATTCTGAGTCGGTGACGTATTTCTGGCAGAACTGGAACATCCCCGTTCACAAGTGGTGTTTACG CCACTTTTACAAGCCGTTGCTGAGGAGAGGCTTCGGTAAAATGGCCAGCCAATCAGCAGTCTTCCTCCTGTCAGCTTTCTTCCATGAG TACTTGGTGAGCGTTCCTCTCAGGATGTTCAGACTTTGGGCTTTCACGGGCATGATGGCGCAG CTTCCATTGGCCTGGTTTGTTGGCCGTTTCCTCCGTGGTAACTACGGCAACGCTGCAGTGTGGATGTCCATCATCATCGGTCAGCCGGTTGCTGTGTTGATGTATGTCCACGACTATTATGTGATAAACTACAGGCAGGAGaccgactaa